In Oncorhynchus keta strain PuntledgeMale-10-30-2019 chromosome 36, Oket_V2, whole genome shotgun sequence, the DNA window CTTTTCTCTGGCTAATGAACTGATGGGATATTGGTACTTTGGTCAAGTGTGGTGTGAGATCTACCTGGCCCTGGATGTTCTGTTCTGCACCTCGTCCATCACACATCTGTGTGCCATAAGTCTGGACAGATACTGGTCGGTCACTCAAGCCATTGAGTACAACTCAAAAAGGACACCACGCAGGATCAAATGTATAGTGTTATTCGTGTGGGTGCTGGCTGCCATTATATCATTCCCACCTCTCATTTCAATGGAGAAGGAAGGAGCCAAAGAGGAGGGTCCCACATGTAAGATCAATGAGGAGAAGTGGTACATCATATTCTCCAGCACCGCCTCATTCTTCGCCCCATGTGTGATCATGATTCTGGTGTACGTTCGAATTTACCAGGTTGCCAAGAAGAGAACCAGGGCCCCTctgggtgagaggagaagagaaaacaATAATCCAGAGAAAAGTCGGTATGGCTTAGTTCAGCAGGACCCTttggagagagggaacaaaggagggagagatggagtggaggaggacgaggaggtcAATGGACTAAATATGGAGGAAGAGTGCTCCTCGTCTGATGGGAATGAGAACCAGTGCTCCATCAAAATGAAGCGGAGCAAGGAAAAGACCAAAGTGTGTCAAGTGAAACTAGGACAACCGTCCCCTAAAGGTGATGATGCACAGCAGTATGTGAATGTGAGCCGGTGGAAAGGAAGGCAGAACAGAGAGAAGCGCTTCACATTTGTTCTGGCTGTGGTCATGGGAGTGTTTGTTGTCTGCTGGTTCCCCTTCTTCTTCACGTACACACTCACCGCAATATGTGACTCTTGCTGTGTCCCTGAGTCATTGTTCAATTTCTTTTTTTGGTTCGGATACTGCAATAGCTCGCTGAATCCAGTCATATACACTATATTCAACAATGACTTCAGGAGGTCTTTCAAAAAGATCCTTTGCAAAAGGGATCGACGGGGGCTATGAATAAGCTTTTTTTGGACTAGCTACTATTTCCTGTCTGAATACAGATTTCATTGTTTAGAAGTTGGAGTCATGTACAGTCTCTTGTGAAAAGAAAATGTACCTATTTGGAAAAACTTCCCAACTTCACAAAATGTTCCATATTCAGTTcggtcccactgggcacacattggtttaatcaatgttgtttcaacgCAATTTCAATTAAATTTACATAGAACCAATTTGGAATATACGTTAAATTgacgtttgtgcccagtggggtgcTGCAAGCAAACTGTGATCAATTTGTAATGCATCTGTTactgtttttatgtgtgtgtcaATGTACAACTGTTTTGAGTTCATTACAATCTTTAATCCCACTACAACCATTTAGATGTATTTGACTTTGAAACTAATGAATGCCATGTTGTTTATTACTTCACGCATGTTGTGAGGGAGCTGGCTAATATCTCCATGGATCTTGcttaataaaaatacattttaaaaagtctgtttttattgtcacatacatcggataggtgcagtgaaatgtctcgTTTTACAGGATCGGCCATGGTAGTATGGTGACCCTGGAGCTAAATATTTTTCACCCAGTaggctctgggattcaaaccagcaaactttcagttactggcccaacactctaaccactaggctaactgctgcCCATAATGTAATGCTAAATGTTCATATCTAGGCTATAATTCTTTCATGCATAATGTCAGGGAGCATATGCATGTATTATGAATAAACATATTTAAACATGTCTTCCCTGAATATTACAGTATTCCCTGAATATTACAATAAGTTCTATAAGCATACATGCATTGGGATACCAATTGAGTTTGAGGGGTATGATTTTTGTACATTATGTTCCAGAAAACCAGTACTATAACTCAAAACACTACGCTCTAAACGTGTTCATTGTATTCTACCTACTGAATAAGGACAATGTTTCAACCTTCATGTACCATATTGCACAGACCCAGAGGAGATAACAGAAAGAGATCCCTGGTTTCCCACATGGCAAGACAGACTGAATCATCCTACTGCAGACATCCCTACCAGTATAATTGGATTATTTCTGTCTTTATCAGTAGCGAGAGGAAACACCATGCCAGTAATCCACCCAGAATCAACTGATTTTATGGTGCATgctaaatacagtatattatttaTATGATCTTTCACTCACAGCCTGCAAATAGGCAGGATGAACACAAAAGAAGAAAAGGTTATAATTTTTTTCAGTAAAACATCAGTACATTAAAGGAAAAGTCCacaccaaaaatatattttggtatttgtttcattagccCATTGTTGAGTCtgaaaatgttttgcttgtcaccgatcaagttttcaagatatataactttcaaaataGATATATTTTGTTGCATCATATGATGCATAATGCATCATATGGGGATGATTTTTATATTTTGAAAGTtgcatatcttgaaaacttgattgctgacaagcaaaacattttgggactatgtcaacaatggactaatgaaacaaatagcaaaagatagtttttgggtggaattttcctttaaTTGATGGGTGTTGGATTTCTGCCATCAGAGAGTAGTAAATTATGTTAGTGATGCACACACGGAGTCACTGCAACCCCTGTTGATGATCCATAGCAAAACAAACTATATAATCATAATATGTATAGACCGGTAAGGTGACAATGTCACGAAACGATGTGTGCTTCAATGGAGCGGAAGGCTGTGTGTGGTTAtaattctggatggccagatagctagcaacaatgacaagaagctgccatgtggggaatcgtatGTGGCTCATTTCAGCTAGttttatcttgttcttgataccatgtcttgttttgaggtttTTGACAGATGTCATATCTATGCTAATGCTAATATACCAAAAGATTTGCGAGCCAAGTAACCAACAtctgtaacaatgtatttgagagacaagagGTGCTCACTGtgtaaatgtatttatgttttcaataaacattggagactaaatatagtttacatgttgtcaacaatctaagccaaccctgtctgttttgccccatagttgtgcaCGCATCGGTTTTGTTGCTCAACAACCAACCTGTCTATGCAGTTGTCTTCACTTCCTTCTCTCTGGGGACTTGCATTTGCTTTAACACCACCATTTCAGATAGCTTGAATGAATCCAAATAGAGGAATTATATTGCCTTATCAATATGACTGGAAGAAAAAACGGTTTTCCATACtatatacggtgcattcggaaagtattcagaccccttaacttgtTTTTTGAaattttttgaaaaaaaaaaaaatatatatatatatatatgcacaccagtatctctacctgcacatgaccatctgataatttatcactccagtgttaatctgcaaaattttaattattcgcctacctcctcatgccttttgcacacaatgtatatagactattttttttCCTActttgttattgacttgtttattgtttactccatgtgtaactctgtgttgtctgttcacactgctatgctttatcttggccaggtcgcagttgtaaatgagaacttgttctcaactagcctacctggttaaataaaggtgataaaaaaaaataataataattaaaaaatttttttttttaaaaatggaaaaaaaaaataatatatatatatataccttatttacataactattcagaccctttagtatgagacatgaaattgagctcaggtgcatcctgtttccattgatcatccttgagatgagtccacctgtggtcaacctgtgttaaattcaagtgattggacattatttggaaaggcaaaacacctgtctatataaagtgccacagttgacattgcatgtcagagcaaaaaccaagccatgaggttgaaggaattgtccgtagagctcggagacaggattgtgtcgaggtacagatctggggaagggtaccaaaacatgtctgctgcattgaaggtccccaacaacacagtggcctccatcattcttaaatggaggaagtttggaaccaccaaggctcttcctagagctggccaccttgccaaactgagcaatcaggggagaaaggccttggtcagggaggttacctagaacctgatggtcactctggggagatgggagaaccttccagaaggacaaccatctctgcagcactacatcaatcaggcctttatggtagagtggccaggcggaagccactcctcagtaaaaggcacatgacagcccgcctggagtttgccaaaaggcacctaaaggactctcagaccatgagaaacaagatcgaactctttgccctgaatgccaagcctcacgtctggaggaaacctggcaccatccctacggtgaagcgtggtggtggaaacatcatggtgtgtggatgtttttcagcggcagggactgggaaactagtcaggattgagggcaagatgaatggagcaaagtacaaagagattcttgatgaaaacctgatgcagagcactcaggatctcagactggggtgaagtttcaccttccaacaggacaacgaccctaagcacacagccaaaacaacgcaggagtgtcttcggctcaagtctctgaatgtccttgagtggcccagccagagctcggacttgaacccgatcaaacatctctggagagacctgaaaatagctgtgcagagatgctccccatccaacctgacagagtttgagaggatctgcagagtagaatgggagaaactcctcaaataccggtgtgccaaccttgtagcaccatacccaagaagtctcaatgttgtaatcgctgccaaaggtgcttcaacaaagtactgagtaaagggtctgaatacttatgtaaatgtgatatttcagtgttttatATTGAAAAAatgtgcaacaatttctaaagacctgtttttgctttgtcattatgggatattatgtgtagattgatgaggatttgtatttatttaatcaattttagaataaggctaacgtatcaaaatgtggaaaaagtcaaggagtctgaatactttcccgaatgcgcTGTAGTTAGAAATTGTTCTGTTTACGTTATCACATAAGTAAGGATTATGCAACATGCTGTGGAACTCTCCTTTAATTCATCACACGCCATATTCTGTGTTATGTCCTACCTTATCTCATCAGGCTAATTGGACTAGAAAGGGTCTCTGTAAGGAATAAACATTTGAATAAAAGCTTATTTGAGAATGACATATTATGAACATGAGCAAGGGAATATAGCACTGAAATCAATACAAAATGGCAGAAAATCTAGAACGTGAACATTACATTAAGCCCTATTCAGGAGGGCAATTGGAACATGATAAGTGTATTCTGGGGAGCCAAGATCTCCTTATGTTTCATCATCTGCTCACAATTGGGTGATGAAACTTTTGATCAAAACAAATTGCATTGCCTTCAAAGAGCCCCCTCCTCCCCAAACTACCAATGAGAACAAGGCAATCAAATGAGAGGGAAATTATGCCTACAAGGTCATGGCTGGCACAACAATATTGAACACAGAACAGTTCAGCTCTCAAGAAATGATAACGCTACAGTTTGAGATATCATTACATCCTTCCCCCAAGTCAAACAAGAAACATACCAAGAGCCACATTTTATTGGTTATTGTTATAGGCCCTGCACACACATTATGGTGCATGTAATTTCATTGTGAGGTTATTTTCACAGCCTTATTTATGGTTGCCTCTGTGCCAGACAGTTTCTTTGATTAGCATGCTCTTTTCTTTTGTGGAAATGTTAGAGGCTACTCTATTTGTTTCCCTTTGAAACAAGTTTGCACTCGTTCTTCAAGTATTATACAACAGAATGATGGTGGCATTCTTATTATCAGTTCAAATATGAGTTATTTCATTTTGTCGTTGTTATAAAAC includes these proteins:
- the LOC118369916 gene encoding alpha-2A adrenergic receptor-like, whose translation is MGCDNLTNSNGTLPARLPYTVQTSVPLTILVGILILLTVFGNVLVVIAVFTSRALRAPQNLFLVSLACADILVATLVMPFSLANELMGYWYFGQVWCEIYLALDVLFCTSSITHLCAISLDRYWSVTQAIEYNSKRTPRRIKCIVLFVWVLAAIISFPPLISMEKEGAKEEGPTCKINEEKWYIIFSSTASFFAPCVIMILVYVRIYQVAKKRTRAPLGERRRENNNPEKSRYGLVQQDPLERGNKGGRDGVEEDEEVNGLNMEEECSSSDGNENQCSIKMKRSKEKTKVCQVKLGQPSPKGDDAQQYVNVSRWKGRQNREKRFTFVLAVVMGVFVVCWFPFFFTYTLTAICDSCCVPESLFNFFFWFGYCNSSLNPVIYTIFNNDFRRSFKKILCKRDRRGL